The region tgtATATTGGATGGTAAAAAACGCAAAGATTAAATGTTCAGCAAAAATGGAACTTGTTTTACCTTTTTATTGATGTAGACTTGGACTGATGAATTCATGAAATGGGATCCAGATGATTATGACGGAATAAAACGCTTCAACGCGCCAATTACATCGATATGGACACCGGATATAGTTCTCAGAGATAGGTTAGtccattttttatttaattattttagacAGCATTTTATGAAGCGCCTTATCAGAGAGATCAAGGCACTGTACAAACAGGACTTAAAACCTACAACTTAAATTGCAACTTACTGTACATCACACATGGTAAAAAATGCATGTActgttaaggttacacgaagaaacgtataaaaaacgtataaaagacgtataaagttgttctctaaaaccgcgttttctcagcaatcaaatatcccagtgagtcaaatgttggtgcatggatgtatcttaacattattgttgtgtgtttatacacatttttagaatccgtttgaaaatccttcgtttaaatcatttttacgcaccatgttcacaaggtcaaaaacacgttccatgcagtttttttcaaatattcgctccgtataaaaccacgccgagtgattgttttctccttttttgtattgtactacaaatcgaccaaagaaataatgttcccatggggaagaaccaaatacggtaccgattaaattttattagcccgttttggggaacaattttcgagaatcttgtaccacaaaacactattatgttacattatctatatctggattgtggaacgttaattttgatttctaactgcctacattatttctcaaaagtatgtcgattcctttaccattcgaatttcactccaaatttaagctacttttgcaaaaatcgaggtttttcgccatcgatacctccgacatttacagcggtgatgagactgtttatcataagagcctggtatgcactattccataatagtcagtttgagatcaaacGATTTCgcaggtcactcagtagctcaatcggttagcgcgctggtctcacgttcgactatataatactatagttttgagctggaaaactttggtacgtgttcgagtccctatgtggtccattccatcttccatcaattttattttatttttttttctcttttttcttttttcttgttcgtttctttctttctgactgcagcgattgatgattgtttttgcccgttttttttcattatataattcaggaatttttaggctataggcctactagtctaataggcgcggcctatgaatatatttttacaaattagatttgatattggttgttggttttgttactgttgttgtagttattgttgtaggcctatatattgcataatcagggtataaataggcatactaggcctattattgcctatagaagcattgatttatttcacgacagatatcatccaggataattttaaaaattgaaaatttagaaaatccaaaggaaaattgccgaaaacgcctgcccacaatcacccccccccccccatcagcccatatggtcctatcatggtcgccccctccctatccctgcaacatataggatgactcactagccgcggtttgtccgtggccctagttcagattgatacactattgtacgcgtgagttcattcttttctgcatggctgtttccagaatctggaatcaagccttgaaatcaATTGTGTTTAaccttaaggaggctgtgtactctcagacatgcatgtagtaaaagtgcaataactttgtaattattcgcgcaagacatataaaagtatacatttttataaaggcaagacatcaataaatcttaatataaatacagatttggggtaaaaacaacaattatgaagaaaatcacaaaaaagtgagtttttggcaatatttgttaggtacatcataacaaaaaaacactcttttagctcaatcttgcggctccattccaaaaaggtttttttttatttttgagatattgaccatataaggcatcaaattgaactttttaaaattcacaaacgcctatttgcccaaaatgatgcctaaaatcggaaatagaccaaaatataaaaaaaatgagaaaacagtttcttgagtggatcatgcttttacgatgatcatatttgcttacctatagatgctgtatttattgagttatcgtgtacctaaatcgtcattttaccgagaaaatgaacattgaaataatggccgttgaagtttaaagtcgtcacattttgccctttcatcgaatctcacaggagaatgcgacagttttcgtttttctaccttatattatgtgaacatcgggtaaatccacagcccgttgagaagtttgagcgaaatccattcataacttgattttCAAATCGACTtgtaaaaacccacattttattagctaaaacggagccatttgaccacttgaaattagtgtttccaacggatgcgccacgcatgcatataagcgtcgcgtatgcgtagcgtaatacgcagcgcgatgcgttgttgcccGCGTGTaccccgctgatacaacaaagattttctctcttttaaaattgcaaacaccaatgaaatagtgaaataaaatccataaaatagggcagttggagtttataaatctggattttctttcattgtatttataaaaaaacataacaaagtaacaaatatcaaaaaagctcaattttgcgaaagaaacaacgtcttgagtacacagccgcgttaaattaAATCTACATATGATAAAAACATAagaagcatttatgcaaattagctcattaattgtacatgcaaattagagggcggcttcactatataatacattagaacattattagaaacactttgacccaGTTTCAGGGAAAAAgtgtgcaaaataaaagtaccctgaacatttatgcattgattttgagcaaaatattggcaaaaatgacaTATTAATCAGCCTTTCCAGTCcgtttagctcattaactatattgattattacaAAAACAGTAGGATACAAAAAGAATATAAgagtattatggaaaccgtatgtccgatttgcccCAAACAAAAAGCATAGTGATCAGCGttttttaccctactcaattaaaaCATGCCCAACGCATTTcattatttctagaaaatgcctccaataccaccttaaacaaCCATGAATGGTATCTAATGCACATGATTCGAGTGGCATAGATGATACATGTATGATATTACAAACCTCTTCCATAGTGATCTGGTTGGTTAAATCAACACAAAGAAACATTATTGCTTAGCAGATTCTGACAGTACTCTAAAAGTTTGCAATATCTGGAAGAGTACTAGATTACTAGAACTACCTGATTTCAGCAGAGACCTCATCAAAGTCCAGGGGTCTATTTCGCTAAACATTTAACGTAAAGTTACGAAttcccaatactagacgtaaaaTTACAATTGACCCCTGTTGTAAATACCTATTACTTACAAAGGATTCGGTTCGTAAGTAAGTTAAGTGAAaaggaacttacgactcgtcgtaacTTACGAACGATTCAAGACTTACTAAGCTTCgcaaagtttagtgaaatggacaccAATTCGCTCAAACTTGATGCAAGTTTTTTACAAGTTCGTCTCCTAAAAATACTGTTATTCATAATTCTGATGCGCAGTAAAACGTTCATAAAATCCATTCTATCTAAATACAATATACGTTTTTCACACATTGCTAATCATATCAATATATGTAGCAGTCATCTAAATTAAAATTCCAAATGCAAATAAATTGAACttgaaaataaatgaatttgtCTTGTTCCCTGTGTTTTGCAGTGCCGATAGTGAAATAACTAAACCTAACTCGAGAGCCCAGATCTTTTTTGATGGCACTATAATCTGGTACGCTCAGGTCATATACACAGCATCATGCAACGTTAAAGTTCGATGGTTCCCGTTTGACACACAAGTGTGTGATATGATATTTCTCTCCTGGACTTATGATTGGCTTGAAATCAACCTGGAACCAGGTAAAAGTGCAGATGACAGGTGCGTTAAGTTTATTTACAACATCTcaattatagaggttatccatgttctataagctgcatatcctaccagcgactgctataccttgttttggactttcaaaagaagtacctgaatgtgcaaccatataaactgtttcaaaatagcccgccaaagtcatgcaggtaactccgaggtcatgcattgaattggtttgaatgaggaatactacgggaaccagcgccttttgttagaagtcacacatgagtgaagtggataacctctattagaaAATACCCAAAGTACTAACAATACATGCTACATTTCATGCTGCACGctacgatttccaaacgtacgtattgaacgcccgtgcaatctattcaaaatcactcttctgtgacgggattttgaatagattacaCCGGCGTTCGATCTCTCTATTTTTCTTCAGACCAATACGCCCCAGAAGTGACGTacttaatcggattaactaccgtagcaatggatgaatacattTCTGACACCATCGCCCCGCACTACATCGTTCACGTGGTACCGATGCGTTGAaaaatagatgtcaaagaaatgctaatcactcgcacctgcctgtagtgcagcgcggtacattcaaaaattgtattcatccattgctatggtatttgtgacgtcacttctacggcgtatacctTCAAACGTGACGGTGTGGTGGCCCATTCAGGTGCTTTAGTGATTTGTGTTCACGTTTCACCTATCGCTCTCAAAAAAGCTTTGGATAataattcaaataattttgatttttagatatccgcgaaataatacaaattttatgacaaattattaaaatgtgctAATTTTGATAGTTGACCGTCCTCAGAGTAAAcgtgataaatctaatgatgtgtgcttgaagtgtatgtagctgtgatgaaaagccgatgatcaattcaACTTTTTGACctctcatattgaagatatacattttccccaaaaagacatacattttttggtgttttggttaaaaaatatttcttcaatacgaaattttcaaattttcatatgatagacggcttttcatcccagctacataaagtACATACCATATATCATTTATACATATAACTTCGAGgtatgttaaatttcaaaaatatcaacttttgataatttgccataaatatGTATTAtgtcgtaaatttcaaaaaatcaaaattatttgatatcagaaggacattcctggtattcagaatgcaattaatatatgaatacaaaacccacccaagtccatactttggccaaattgagttaagcatgggaaattgttgctatacataggactgtcatatgtatgaaagaactactcaaattcatcctctgtgcctattttgagtcttgtaacaaattgattgaaatccagcatgtataaaagtccacttgtaacacattcattgctggagaatgacttttgaaaaaaaaaggtttaatcaaggaaagtgtgtggtttatattacatggcagtatgcttatcaacattttaCATACATATGTGCTCTTTTTGTATTATCTtgctagtggtaatctcattccaacattgttatctttgtatatgatttaaaaaaccacccaagtccagcatttaaaatgaaccctcacgaagtccctgaaatgctaatcgtcatacctaatacagtttaacccactcatttgcacgtaaaactgacCATAttaaccaggtaaatctaactgaaggaattaaaatgatacacaggttttttttcttaaaatcacttcccatggacttgggtgtgtTTGATGTGGTCTCAAGCCCCACAAAATATACGTGAAAACGTCTTTATCCAAGCCCTTAAAGGCCGCttcaaatatctggaaaacacattaaattAGGAGCTGTGTCAAGTTTGTTGGTAGAGGTGAACAATAACTGAACATTGATTTGAtcatattttaagcctacttaattgggttgcccttgaaagtttgcctggtcaactggattggCCTTTAAAGGAAGGTAacttgatatatttggaaaatcaaattctatcAAACTTACGTATagcataaaatgtcatccctttcaagcacttatatgcaaaaagaacatgtaaatgtatttttgtaaatgtgactaattccttatggcattactgacatttatacagcttgatattggtagtctacagtgttttttattaatgataatcatcatgataaatacaatatattaatttcaagtgaaagatcctatttttctcagtaccattatattgaaattagaagtgcCAACTcggtgtatttctgaagatatcatccaTAAACTgtaattagtctcaaacgtggtataccacagttgagactaattcgacagttttttgattaTTTCTTCGAAAATGTACCGATTTGGAACAAATCCGTGccgttatttttttcatttgaccgGCTGCAGGTATGTAGCAAACGGTGTGTGGGACATGGTAGCTGTCCGGCAAAAGgggattatttttaaatttgcatGCTGTCCAGGGCACTACATGGAAGTACAATATCGGCTTGTATTAAAACGACACGCAGCTTTCTACCTTTTCTATATGGTGTTACCATGTCTGTTCCTCTCTATTTTGTCGCTACTGGTATTTTATCTGCCACCTGATTGCGGGGAGAAGCTAACGCTGTCTATCACAAATTTGTTGGCTTTGGTCGTGTTTCAACAAATAATTGCGGAGAATATACCACCGAGTTCCGACGATTCACCCGTAATTGGTAAGATAAGAGATCACTAATATGCATTctacttttgaaaattaaatttaatttctcaatcattaaatatatatatatatgttggaTTTCTAAAATTAACACCTTATAAACAGATATTTATCAGATTTTCcatttaaccattggtttctatgggaatgaaatgtttaaatttcgaaACAGAAAAGTATAAAGCAAACATTTAGTATAAACGCAGCAATAACACAAATCTTAAAATAAAATCATCAATTACGCCGAATCGTGATTTTAAACTCTTCACAAATCTCCCAAAGTCGCACCGTGTATCTTTTGAACCTACTGTTGTAATATcgatctggtataccagaacgaaattcaaatatgacgatatttttgctaggcGAATTAATATGgaagaaatatttagtacatgaatattatgtagccagaggtttccggtggtataaaaatctcaactttattttgaaaaaagtggggggggggggtgaggctgggggtcacgaaatgcccttttaattaccatagcgatgtatttacactatttttgaatgtattgcctagTACTATAACTACTATATTCACCCGTGTATACGATACCTctttttaaagggcaggtctattgcaaaaacaagtttatctttaTTCGAAGAGAATTATTataacattacaagttgacactcgttgcaattttttatgcgtatttctcctgaaaaaagagaaattgtgtgggtaaagttcggactcgtacgtgttcttccccgtttgaagcgaaattaattttcaaggcagcgggctatgaagtaagtaaatgaagcggacactatagcatgctctcatttacttgtgtgacacaatcacaatcactttgacaagtttgacattgcGATTTGTAAAAGCAGCACAACCGCTAGAGCTTTTATATCACAATTACCAAATCAATACATTTTAGATAAcgtataaaaacaaacaaaacaaaaagatcgAAGTTTTAATATAATTGATTAACATTGAGCTCATGGtacattatgctggtttcatactttcctgccgcttgccgctttgccggcACGGCCGTTCACCACCTATGCGTGATGCTCACTTTTTTTTTCCAGAGCGCCCTCAGTTTCGACCTAAGGAGTCTCATTTCGTTTAAGTGGCGTAGGGCGATACAAAGagttataatataaaattaccgATACCAATTAGCACACAAAGGTGTAGCGTAGTGAATCAAGATTCTCATACCGCCCAACCCTACATAGTTACCGAACGTAATCGATCGCCGATAATGGCGACGAAAAGTACTTTCGAAGGtgaaaatagcccattttgatcaaTACAAAAACCCACAAAAACATTCCCaattacaggggaaagaagaattacgcatcgcacactagcaaaattaaacatgaattgagtggctcagtataaaaacggcccatggcacattttttattatttatgattACCGGTATCTTTTTCAGGTACATATTTCACATGCATGATTGCCATGGTATGCTGTTCGGTGATTTCGACTGGTGTTGTCATGCATTTAAGTGCTATATCTCAACCGATGCCAAGATGGGTCAAACGGATCTTCTTGGAAAAAATTCCTCGATTTCTATGTCTATCTGCATTTCCTTTTCAAAATCACACCGAAGGTCCAGACATTCAAAATATCAAGTCTATCGTTGAAAATCACCACACTGATAACAGTGCTGTTCTTGAGAGAAGAAAGGTTGATGTAAGTGCAGAAAGCGATGATTCAGTTGGTCTGGAGCCAAAACATTTCAATGAAATTGTTGAGTTAGTGAAATACATTAAAGAGGATATCGTTGTCAAGAATAATGAAAACTCTGAATATTTTCAGTGGCGGCGTGTATCCATAATAATAGATCGTATGCTCCTGTATCTATTCAGTGTGTTTACTATCATATGCACACTTTACCTTGCCATTCTAACTGTGCACGGC is a window of Amphiura filiformis chromosome 2, Afil_fr2py, whole genome shotgun sequence DNA encoding:
- the LOC140143563 gene encoding neuronal acetylcholine receptor subunit alpha-6-like → MKWDPDDYDGIKRFNAPITSIWTPDIVLRDSADSEITKPNSRAQIFFDGTIIWYAQVIYTASCNVKVRWFPFDTQVCDMIFLSWTYDWLEINLEPGKSADDRYVANGVWDMVAVRQKGIIFKFACCPGHYMEVQYRLVLKRHAAFYLFYMVLPCLFLSILSLLVFYLPPDCGEKLTLSITNLLALVVFQQIIAENIPPSSDDSPVIGTYFTCMIAMVCCSVISTGVVMHLSAISQPMPRWVKRIFLEKIPRFLCLSAFPFQNHTEGPDIQNIKSIVENHHTDNSAVLERRKVDVSAESDDSVGLEPKHFNEIVELVKYIKEDIVVKNNENSEYFQWRRVSIIIDRMLLYLFSVFTIICTLYLAILTVHGSVEEYKDILKELEKDWPLLK